In a single window of the Streptomyces sp. NBC_00353 genome:
- a CDS encoding class I SAM-dependent methyltransferase, with protein MSGSLVREGYSGTGPGSITPDGCAVELYARLSVGAEPDVIEAAVPAGASILELGCGAGRVTHPLVARGFEVTAVDESAQMLEHIRGARTVRSPIESLELGGETFDVVMLASFLVHTSEHRVRDAMLRTCRRYVRDGGVVLLQREGADYHTDLPRERVDPAGYTVRIVSADPVGDGVNSVHAEYIFDDARWTQTFLSRELTKEQFEGHLEAAGLAVDRYLTDDGVWVRAVPR; from the coding sequence ATGAGTGGATCACTGGTGCGTGAGGGATATTCGGGGACGGGGCCCGGCTCGATCACACCGGACGGCTGCGCGGTCGAGCTGTACGCGCGGCTGTCCGTCGGGGCCGAACCGGACGTGATCGAGGCGGCGGTACCCGCCGGTGCGAGCATTCTGGAGCTCGGCTGCGGGGCGGGCCGGGTGACCCATCCGCTGGTCGCACGCGGCTTCGAGGTCACGGCCGTGGACGAGTCGGCGCAGATGCTGGAACACATTCGGGGCGCGCGCACGGTGCGGAGCCCCATCGAGTCGCTCGAGCTCGGCGGCGAGACGTTCGACGTGGTGATGCTGGCGTCGTTCCTGGTGCACACGAGCGAGCACCGGGTGCGCGACGCCATGCTGCGGACCTGCCGGAGATACGTCAGGGACGGCGGCGTCGTACTCCTTCAGCGCGAGGGCGCCGACTACCACACCGATCTGCCGCGGGAGCGGGTCGATCCGGCTGGATACACCGTGCGGATCGTCTCGGCGGACCCCGTCGGCGACGGGGTGAACTCGGTGCACGCGGAGTACATCTTCGACGATGCGCGATGGACCCAGACGTTCCTGTCGCGGGAGCTGACGAAGGAACAGTTCGAGGGACACCTGGAGGCGGCGGGACTCGCCGTCGACCGCTATCTGACGGATGACGGGGTGTGGGTAAGGGCGGTGCCCAGGTAG
- a CDS encoding flavin monoamine oxidase family protein has protein sequence MFATMGALGLAPTAQAAQREPAFHAPSKGDFTLKGKGAAKVVVVGGGIAGLAAAYELGKAGYDCTVLEARSRTGGRNFTVRGGDSTTDIHGNRQTARFSDGQYMNAGPARIPQWMVTLDYCRELGVPIEVFTNVNANAYIFNEKAGMKAPVRYRTAKADVYGYVAELLAKATDKGALDRRITVDDQERLLEFLKDFGDIGDTLDYTGSARRGYRVDPAAAGTPGEELGSVPSASEVFASGVGRYFSFEFEYDQAMLMFQPVGGMDRIPAALTRAIGERRIRTGAAVSKITDTAHGVTVTYTQDGHTRTIDADYCIAALPPNILAKTAHNLGPAVQTALEACKPSSAGKIGLEYRSRWWETDHRIYGGITETDMDLSHIWYPSYGHNGARGTLIGYYNYGAQADAYAALTPSEREARAVAQGVKIHGEKYRTELASSFSHHWRQTPHLEAAWHSLAGGPDAPVFAPLNQAAGRVYFAGDYLSYADAWQHGAFSSARKAVTALHTRVLA, from the coding sequence ATGTTCGCGACCATGGGAGCCCTCGGCCTCGCCCCCACTGCCCAGGCCGCACAACGCGAACCCGCCTTCCACGCCCCGAGCAAGGGTGACTTCACGCTGAAGGGGAAGGGGGCGGCCAAGGTCGTCGTCGTCGGCGGCGGCATCGCCGGACTCGCTGCCGCATACGAGCTGGGCAAGGCCGGCTACGACTGTACGGTCCTGGAGGCGCGGAGCCGTACCGGCGGGCGCAACTTCACCGTGCGCGGCGGCGATTCCACCACCGACATCCATGGCAACCGGCAGACCGCCCGCTTCAGCGACGGGCAGTACATGAACGCGGGACCCGCCCGGATTCCGCAATGGATGGTCACCCTCGACTACTGTCGCGAACTCGGCGTCCCCATCGAGGTGTTCACCAATGTGAACGCCAACGCCTATATCTTCAACGAGAAGGCCGGCATGAAGGCGCCGGTCCGCTACCGCACCGCCAAGGCCGATGTGTACGGCTATGTGGCCGAACTCCTCGCCAAGGCCACCGACAAGGGCGCCCTCGACCGTCGGATCACCGTGGACGACCAGGAGCGACTCCTGGAATTCCTCAAGGACTTCGGAGACATCGGCGACACGCTCGACTACACCGGCAGCGCCCGGCGCGGGTACCGCGTCGACCCCGCTGCCGCCGGAACCCCCGGCGAGGAACTCGGCTCCGTACCGTCCGCCTCCGAGGTCTTCGCGAGCGGCGTCGGACGCTACTTCTCCTTCGAGTTCGAGTACGACCAGGCCATGCTGATGTTCCAGCCGGTCGGCGGTATGGACCGGATACCCGCAGCCCTCACCCGGGCGATAGGTGAGCGCAGGATCCGCACCGGAGCCGCCGTCAGCAAAATCACCGACACGGCTCACGGCGTCACCGTCACGTACACCCAGGACGGACACACCCGCACCATCGACGCGGACTACTGCATCGCCGCCCTGCCGCCCAACATCCTCGCCAAGACCGCCCACAACCTCGGCCCCGCCGTACAGACCGCGCTGGAGGCCTGCAAGCCGTCCTCGGCCGGCAAGATCGGCCTGGAGTACCGCAGCCGCTGGTGGGAGACCGACCACCGGATCTACGGCGGCATCACCGAGACCGACATGGATCTGTCACACATCTGGTACCCGTCGTACGGTCACAACGGCGCGCGCGGCACTCTCATCGGGTACTACAACTACGGTGCGCAGGCCGACGCGTACGCCGCACTCACCCCGAGCGAGCGGGAGGCGCGTGCCGTCGCCCAGGGCGTGAAGATCCACGGCGAGAAGTACCGCACGGAACTCGCCTCGTCCTTCTCCCACCACTGGCGTCAGACCCCGCACCTGGAGGCCGCCTGGCACTCGCTGGCCGGTGGCCCCGACGCCCCCGTCTTCGCGCCGCTCAACCAGGCCGCCGGACGCGTCTACTTCGCCGGTGACTACCTGAGCTACGCCGACGCCTGGCAGCACGGCGCCTTCAGTTCCGCACGGAAGGCGGTCACCGCACTGCACACGCGCGTCCTGGCGTAA
- a CDS encoding right-handed parallel beta-helix repeat-containing protein, with protein sequence MRTRTLLPALLATALATGGLTPVSATAAGAATVIDVSTAAQLKTALAAAVPGNTIRLADGTYTGNFKATAPGTASARITLTGSAGAVLTAAGGYGLHLNGASYWTVQGVTVTGGQKGIMADAANGVVIDSVTVHDLDMEGVHFRKSSTNGVIRNSRIYDTGHDGRGMGEGVYVGTAGDLTDRSDQVQILNNTIGPGVGGENVDIKEGTTGAKIIGNTFDGSGLTGANYDDSWVDVKGNDVLVEGNTGSRTTDNGFETHTQQSGWGCGTVFRDNTSDLSGSTGDKRIAFNVTNYSASCPTTVYSSNTVTGGNGLTNITVTP encoded by the coding sequence ATGCGTACCCGCACGCTGCTCCCCGCCCTGCTGGCCACGGCGCTCGCCACCGGAGGCCTGACTCCCGTCTCCGCCACCGCCGCCGGCGCCGCCACGGTCATCGACGTGAGCACCGCCGCCCAGCTCAAGACGGCCCTGGCCGCAGCGGTCCCCGGCAACACGATCCGGCTCGCCGACGGCACGTACACCGGCAACTTCAAGGCGACCGCCCCCGGCACCGCCTCCGCCCGGATCACCCTCACCGGCTCGGCCGGGGCGGTCCTCACCGCAGCCGGCGGCTACGGGCTCCACCTCAACGGTGCCTCCTACTGGACCGTCCAGGGCGTCACCGTCACCGGCGGCCAGAAAGGCATCATGGCCGACGCCGCCAACGGCGTCGTCATCGACTCGGTGACCGTGCACGACCTGGACATGGAGGGCGTGCACTTCCGCAAGTCCAGCACGAACGGCGTCATCAGGAACTCGCGGATCTACGACACCGGGCACGACGGCCGCGGCATGGGCGAGGGCGTCTACGTCGGCACGGCCGGTGATCTCACCGACCGCAGCGACCAGGTGCAGATCCTGAACAACACGATCGGGCCGGGCGTCGGCGGGGAGAACGTCGACATCAAGGAAGGCACCACCGGAGCGAAGATCATCGGCAACACCTTCGACGGCAGCGGGCTGACCGGCGCCAACTACGACGACTCCTGGGTCGACGTGAAGGGCAATGACGTCCTGGTCGAGGGCAACACGGGCTCCCGTACGACCGACAACGGCTTCGAGACCCACACCCAGCAGAGCGGCTGGGGCTGCGGCACCGTGTTCCGCGACAACACCTCGGACCTGTCCGGCTCCACGGGCGACAAGCGGATCGCCTTCAACGTCACCAACTACAGCGCGAGCTGCCCGACCACCGTCTACAGCAGCAACACGGTCACCGGCGGCAACGGCCTGACCAACATCACGGTCACGCCGTAA
- a CDS encoding tetratricopeptide repeat protein translates to MPERTPETHVIDFRAAERLLAARDPRGAVKLLDSVIAAHPENTAARLLRARAFFAAAQLRPAELEFELVLEREPDNAFAHFALARTFQRSGRSEAAVRHFRLAAALDPNPEYLRAARFDAGA, encoded by the coding sequence GTGCCCGAGAGGACCCCGGAAACCCATGTCATAGACTTCCGCGCGGCCGAACGCCTGCTGGCCGCGCGCGATCCACGGGGTGCGGTCAAGCTCCTGGACTCGGTGATCGCAGCCCATCCGGAGAACACGGCCGCCCGTCTGCTGCGGGCCCGCGCCTTCTTCGCCGCCGCCCAACTGCGCCCCGCCGAGCTCGAATTCGAACTCGTTCTGGAGCGCGAACCGGACAACGCGTTCGCACACTTCGCGCTGGCCCGAACCTTCCAGCGCTCCGGCCGCTCGGAAGCAGCCGTGCGCCACTTCCGGCTGGCCGCCGCCCTCGACCCGAACCCGGAGTACCTGCGGGCGGCCCGCTTCGACGCGGGCGCCTGA
- a CDS encoding PAC2 family protein — protein MPDPQSLYEWEPKGLAVVDMALAQESAGLVMLYHFEGYIDAGETGEQIVDGLLESLPHQVVARFDHDRLVDYRARRPLLTFKRDRWSGYETPTLDVRVVQDATGAPFLLLSGPEPDVEWERFAAAVEQIVERLGVRLSVNFHGIPMGVPHTRPVGITPHGNRTDLMPGHRSPFDEAQVPGSAEALVEYRLMQAGHDVLGVATHVPHYVARSAYPDAALTALEAITAATGLVLPSIAHSLRTEAHRTQTEIDRQIDQGDEELVSLVEGLEHQYDAIAGSETRGNLVAESVDLPSADEIGLEFERFLAEREGDA, from the coding sequence GTGCCTGATCCGCAGAGTTTGTACGAATGGGAGCCGAAGGGCCTGGCCGTCGTCGACATGGCGCTCGCCCAGGAGTCGGCCGGCCTGGTCATGCTCTACCACTTCGAGGGATACATCGACGCGGGTGAGACGGGCGAGCAGATCGTGGACGGCCTGCTCGAATCGCTGCCGCACCAGGTCGTGGCCCGCTTCGACCACGACAGGCTCGTCGACTACCGCGCACGGCGCCCGCTGCTGACGTTCAAGCGTGACCGCTGGTCGGGGTACGAGACCCCGACGCTGGACGTCCGGGTGGTCCAGGACGCCACCGGGGCGCCTTTCCTGCTGCTGTCCGGGCCCGAGCCGGACGTGGAGTGGGAGAGGTTCGCCGCAGCCGTCGAGCAGATCGTCGAGCGGCTGGGCGTCCGCCTCTCCGTCAACTTCCACGGCATCCCGATGGGCGTCCCGCACACGCGCCCGGTCGGCATCACCCCGCACGGCAACCGCACGGACCTGATGCCGGGCCACCGCAGCCCGTTCGACGAGGCGCAGGTCCCCGGCTCCGCCGAGGCCCTGGTGGAGTACCGGCTGATGCAGGCCGGACACGACGTCCTCGGTGTCGCCACCCACGTGCCGCACTACGTCGCCCGCTCCGCCTACCCGGACGCCGCGCTCACCGCGCTGGAGGCGATCACGGCCGCGACCGGACTGGTCCTGCCGAGCATCGCCCACTCGCTGCGCACGGAGGCGCACCGCACACAGACCGAGATCGACCGCCAGATCGACCAGGGCGACGAGGAGCTCGTCTCGCTCGTCGAGGGGCTCGAGCACCAGTACGACGCGATCGCGGGCTCCGAGACGCGCGGCAACCTGGTCGCGGAATCGGTCGACCTGCCGTCGGCCGACGAGATCGGCCTCGAATTCGAGCGGTTCCTCGCCGAGCGGGAGGGCGACGCCTGA
- a CDS encoding DoxX family protein, producing the protein MSETTTNTTATTTGTTAPAARSRGAVALTVARVVLALFFAFSAFAKLIAHESAIESFDRMGWSHGAMYVIGALEMAGAVALLVPLLSGVAAIAFVGLLAGASVVQLTLLDPVNAIMPALLIVLVVLIARDRQESTARLIALVRRRA; encoded by the coding sequence ATGTCCGAGACCACGACGAACACCACTGCCACCACCACCGGGACGACCGCGCCCGCGGCACGCAGCCGGGGTGCGGTCGCGCTCACCGTCGCACGGGTCGTGCTCGCCCTGTTCTTCGCCTTCAGCGCGTTCGCCAAGCTGATCGCCCATGAGTCCGCGATCGAGTCCTTCGACCGGATGGGCTGGAGCCATGGTGCGATGTACGTCATCGGAGCCCTGGAGATGGCGGGCGCCGTCGCCCTGCTGGTGCCCCTGCTGTCCGGGGTGGCGGCGATCGCCTTCGTCGGGTTGCTGGCCGGAGCGTCCGTCGTCCAGCTCACGCTGCTCGACCCGGTGAACGCGATCATGCCGGCGCTGCTCATCGTGCTGGTCGTCCTGATCGCCCGGGACCGGCAGGAGAGCACGGCACGGCTGATCGCGCTCGTGCGTCGGCGCGCTTAG
- a CDS encoding ADP-ribosylglycohydrolase family protein: MNGTPWRNSAARRARVRGSLLGGAIGDALGNPVEFLSLAGIRRAYGEDGVRGLVADADGAVGRITDDTQMTLFTAEGLIRAHSRAMSKGIGGAETALVRNAYLRWLDTQNHPAPPARGGDDPVRTGWLRQQRFLYARRAPGNACLTGLAAEHIPDPAGPFGRPGPVNTGSKGCGTVMRSAPFGLIGEGAETGFGLAYRCAQITHGHLTGAYAAGAFAAIIAHLMEGDSMAGAVLRAMELLARHPGHEETTVALRAAVDLAAQGAPTAEKVESLGAGWVAEEALAIAVYCALVLPDADQVARALLLSVNHSGDSDSTGSVCGNLLGARHADVQLPPSWLVLTEGRGVIAELADDLCLEFEQAVEWPQERYPVC, translated from the coding sequence GTGAACGGCACACCATGGCGGAACAGCGCCGCCCGCAGGGCCCGGGTCCGCGGGTCGCTGCTGGGCGGTGCGATCGGGGACGCACTGGGCAACCCGGTGGAGTTCCTCTCGCTCGCCGGCATCCGCAGGGCGTACGGAGAGGACGGCGTCCGGGGACTCGTCGCGGACGCGGACGGGGCCGTCGGCCGGATCACCGACGACACGCAGATGACCCTGTTCACCGCCGAAGGGCTGATCAGGGCGCACTCCCGGGCGATGTCGAAGGGCATCGGCGGCGCCGAGACCGCCCTCGTACGCAACGCCTATCTGCGCTGGCTCGACACCCAGAACCACCCCGCACCACCGGCCCGCGGCGGGGACGACCCCGTGCGGACCGGGTGGCTGCGGCAGCAGCGCTTCCTGTACGCGCGCCGTGCCCCGGGCAACGCCTGCCTGACCGGGCTCGCCGCCGAGCACATCCCCGACCCGGCGGGTCCGTTCGGCCGTCCCGGGCCGGTCAACACCGGGTCCAAGGGATGCGGCACGGTGATGCGGTCCGCGCCCTTCGGCCTGATCGGTGAGGGAGCGGAGACCGGGTTCGGGCTGGCGTACCGGTGCGCGCAGATCACTCACGGGCACCTGACCGGTGCGTACGCTGCCGGTGCGTTCGCCGCGATCATCGCCCATCTGATGGAGGGCGACTCGATGGCGGGTGCCGTGCTCCGGGCCATGGAGCTGCTGGCCCGCCACCCGGGGCACGAGGAGACGACGGTGGCGCTGCGCGCGGCTGTCGACCTGGCCGCGCAGGGCGCGCCGACCGCCGAGAAGGTGGAGTCACTGGGCGCGGGCTGGGTGGCCGAGGAGGCCCTCGCCATTGCCGTGTACTGCGCCCTGGTGCTGCCGGACGCCGACCAGGTCGCTCGGGCGCTGCTGCTCTCGGTCAACCACTCGGGCGACAGCGACTCCACCGGTTCGGTCTGCGGAAATCTGCTCGGCGCCCGCCACGCAGACGTGCAACTCCCGCCGTCCTGGCTGGTGCTGACGGAGGGGCGGGGAGTGATCGCCGAGCTGGCCGACGATCTGTGTCTGGAGTTCGAGCAGGCGGTGGAGTGGCCGCAGGAGCGCTATCCGGTGTGCTGA
- a CDS encoding DUF6343 family protein, which translates to MRTGNEPMTARSPLRLRLCLSLWGMAWALFGLTAFSLVDRPGWAVACGLLLLLTLVDLAVIVHHIHQGPHYQPGRNIPPYEPDHGGRRRYGH; encoded by the coding sequence ATGCGTACCGGTAACGAACCGATGACTGCACGCAGCCCCCTGCGACTGCGGCTGTGCCTGAGTCTATGGGGCATGGCCTGGGCCCTTTTCGGCCTGACGGCCTTCTCCCTGGTCGACCGTCCGGGCTGGGCCGTGGCCTGCGGACTGCTGCTCCTGCTGACGCTGGTGGATCTTGCGGTGATCGTCCACCACATCCACCAGGGCCCGCACTACCAGCCGGGCCGCAACATCCCCCCGTACGAGCCGGACCACGGCGGACGCCGCCGGTACGGACACTGA
- the coaE gene encoding dephospho-CoA kinase translates to MLKVGLTGGIGAGKSEVSRLLVSYGAVLIDADRIAREVVEPGTPGLAAVVDAFGEGILTADGTLDRPKLGSIVFSDADRLATLNAIVHPLVGARSAELERAAGPDSVVVHDVPLLTENGLAPLYDLVVVVDATPETQLDRLVRLRGMTESEARARMAAQATREQRRAVADLIIDNDGPLGALEPQVRKVWAELTRRAAAG, encoded by the coding sequence ATGCTGAAAGTAGGCCTGACCGGTGGTATCGGCGCCGGCAAGAGCGAAGTGTCACGGCTGCTGGTCTCGTACGGGGCCGTGCTGATCGACGCCGACAGGATCGCGCGCGAGGTCGTCGAGCCCGGGACCCCCGGACTCGCGGCCGTCGTCGACGCGTTCGGCGAAGGCATCCTCACCGCCGACGGCACCCTGGACCGGCCGAAGCTCGGCTCGATCGTCTTCTCCGACGCGGACCGGCTCGCCACCCTCAATGCGATCGTCCACCCGCTGGTCGGTGCACGCTCCGCCGAGCTGGAGCGTGCCGCAGGCCCCGACTCCGTCGTCGTCCATGACGTCCCCCTCCTCACCGAGAACGGCCTCGCCCCGCTCTACGACCTGGTCGTGGTCGTGGACGCCACCCCGGAGACCCAGCTCGACCGGCTCGTACGGCTGCGCGGAATGACGGAGTCCGAGGCCCGCGCCCGGATGGCCGCGCAGGCCACCCGCGAGCAGCGCCGCGCCGTCGCCGATCTGATCATCGACAACGACGGGCCGCTCGGGGCGCTGGAGCCGCAGGTCCGCAAGGTCTGGGCGGAGCTGACCCGGCGGGCGGCGGCCGGCTGA
- a CDS encoding slipin family protein, producing MVQELMVAVVTVASVGAVYVAAAAKVVKQYERGVVLRLGRLRNDVRGPGFTMVLPGIERLHKVNMQIVTMPVPAQDGITRDNVTVRVDAVIYFKVVDAASAVVEVEDYRFAVSQMAQTSLRSIIGKSDLDDLLSNREKLNQGLELMIDSPAVGWGVQIDRVEIKDVSLPETMKRSMARQAEADRERRARVINADAELQASKKLAEAAKEMSSQPAALQLRLLQTVVAVAAEKNSTLVLPFPVELLRFLERAQQPVSTQQQAQLQPQPQQQQPEQQPSQQPQQPPPVSPAPAAAPTPSGPARVTRSKPLARH from the coding sequence ATGGTCCAAGAACTGATGGTCGCCGTAGTGACGGTGGCGTCCGTGGGGGCGGTCTATGTGGCCGCGGCTGCGAAGGTCGTCAAGCAGTACGAACGGGGCGTCGTGCTGAGGCTGGGCAGGCTGCGCAACGATGTGCGCGGACCCGGATTCACCATGGTGCTTCCCGGTATCGAGCGGCTGCACAAGGTCAACATGCAGATCGTGACGATGCCGGTGCCCGCACAGGACGGCATCACGCGGGACAACGTGACGGTGCGGGTGGACGCGGTCATCTACTTCAAGGTGGTCGACGCGGCCAGCGCGGTCGTGGAGGTCGAGGACTACCGGTTCGCGGTGTCGCAGATGGCGCAGACATCCTTGCGCTCGATCATCGGCAAGAGCGACCTGGACGATCTGCTGTCCAACCGGGAGAAGCTGAACCAGGGGCTGGAGCTCATGATCGACAGTCCGGCCGTGGGATGGGGCGTCCAGATCGACCGGGTGGAGATCAAGGACGTATCGCTGCCGGAGACGATGAAACGCTCCATGGCGCGTCAGGCCGAGGCCGACCGGGAGCGGCGCGCGCGTGTCATCAACGCGGACGCGGAGCTCCAGGCATCGAAGAAGCTGGCCGAGGCGGCGAAGGAGATGTCCTCCCAGCCGGCCGCGCTCCAGCTACGACTGCTGCAGACCGTGGTCGCGGTCGCCGCGGAGAAGAACTCCACGCTGGTGCTGCCGTTCCCGGTGGAGCTGCTCCGCTTCCTGGAGCGGGCCCAGCAGCCCGTATCGACGCAGCAGCAGGCGCAACTCCAGCCGCAGCCTCAGCAACAACAGCCCGAGCAACAACCGTCGCAGCAGCCACAGCAGCCGCCGCCTGTGTCGCCTGCGCCCGCCGCCGCACCCACCCCTTCCGGGCCCGCGCGGGTCACTCGCTCCAAGCCGCTGGCCAGGCACTGA